GAGCGCCCCCAATTTGAGGATCGGTAGGGATTCGTACAATGCAAAGTATTTCTTCTTCGGCGGGGAAGGAGTGATTGCCGACAATGACCCCGTTGAGCAGGAGAAGGCCGTCCAATACAACGACCTGGTCTCCAATGTCGTCATCTTCTACAACGTGGTCGAACAGACCCGAATCATGACGTCTCTGATGCGGCAGGGGTGGAAGATCACGCGGGAGGACGTGGCGTTCCTCAGCCCGTACGTGACCAGCCATGTGAAGCGCTTCGGGGATTACCTGATTGATGTGGAGGCGGTCCCGGAACCGTATGAGACTGAACTGGCATTGGCAGGGTAGTTTTGGTCGCCAAAATATCCGCTAACTCACTGATGCAATGGATGAAATCCGATCTTGTGAGCTATTTTTACACGTATGTCGGCTGAACCCCCATGCAGGACGCGATACGACGGCTGCCGAGCTCGCTCGGGAGCGTTGCAGACACGCCTTGTGTCATTCGGCCAATGCTGAGCCTGGGTTGGACTGCATCAGTTTGCAGGCCGAAATTCTGTCAGCATGCCTGTCGCGGGGTCATTCCAGCAGATGTCGGCTGACGCGTGACGACGCGCACTGCGTTGCCACGGCAACGCGAACCGCCGCTTTTTGTCGACCACACCAAGGCGTGTGCGGCTTTTCATTGTTGGTAACCCGAGGGTGTGATTGATGATGAGATCGTCTGTGCTGCATGTGGTGTCCGCTGCCTGCTGCATGGTCGCGTTGACCATCAACCCCGCGCTGGCAGTTGACAGTAAGGTCGATGGCTTGCCGGCGGCAGGCTTTGAGGTCGTGCTGATGCCATCGGTGGCGTCCGACGGGCGCGTGGACGGGATGGCGGTGGAAGAGCGCATTGCATTGGGCGATACGCCATCCGTGCTGACGCTGGTGCTTCCGCTGGCCATGCCGGGCGCACCGCGCAACGCCGATGCAATCACTGAACTGCTGATGCGTGATGCCGGCGGCGAGGTGGCACTGCGCACCTCGGATGTTGACGGAGAGGCGTTCCCGCTGCGCCGATGGACCGCACAAAGGGCAGTCGCGGGTCAAGTTTCGCTGCGTTACCGCGCCGGACTGCAGCGGCCGCAGGCCGGTGGCCCGCCCTACGGCATCAAGGCTGCCGGGCAGGGCGTGGCCGGTAGCACCAAGAGCTTCCTGCTGATTCCAGAAAATGTCTCCAGCCAGGCCAGCCGGCTTGCCTGGGATCTCAAGGCGTTGGCGCCGGGCTCCATCGGCGTGGCCAGCGGCGGGGAGGGCACGCTGGTGATTCCAGGGCCACCCTCCGCGCTCGACGACCACTGGCTGCTGGCTGGGCCGGCACTGCGTGGACAAGCGCAGCAGAACACCGGCTTCAACGCGTATCTCATCGGTAGCCCGCCATTCGACGCACCAGTAGAAATGGCCTGGGCACGCCAAGCCTACAATGCACTTGCCGACGCGTTTGGTTATTTGGGCCGCCCGTCCTATACGCTGTTGATATGTGCGCTGGACATTCCCTCATTTGAAACCGGCACCGCACGGCTCGGCGGCTGCGGCGCCTTGATTACCGTGGGCAGTGTCTTTTCCGACGGCTACGGAGTCGAGGCATTGCGTAGTTTGCTGGTCCACGAGATGGCGCATCAGTGGACCGGCCAGCTCACCAGTGGCGTGGAGCCCTGGTTCGCCGAAGGTTTCAATGTCTTCGCCGAATCCACCGTCCCGTGTCGCGCCTCCGTAATGCCCTGGTCAGCCTGCGCGGCCCGGATCAACACGCAGTTGGGCGATCTCTACCGTAGCGAGGGGCGACGCTGGTCGTTGCAGCACATCAATTCGGCCGGATTCGATCAAGAATCGGTGCGGCGTGTGCCGTATGCGCGCGGCCTGGTGTATTTCGCCGGTGTCGATGCGCAGCTGCGGCAGCGTTCGGCGGGACGGCGCGGGCTGCTGATGGCGATGCGCCCGCTCTTCGCCTCGCGCCAGGCCGGAGGCCGGTTTGAACAGCAGGATTGGGAGGCCTTCGTGGCACGCGAGCTGGGGCCGCAAGCGGTGCAGAGGTTTCGCGCCGTGCTCATCGATGGCAGCGAGGATGCGGCAATGCCGGAAGACCTCTTCGGTCCGCAGCTGCGTCGCGTTGCGCATCGCTGGCCGACGCCACAGGGCGATATCGACGGATATCGCTGGGAAAGCGTGCCATAGCCATAACGCCTGGCCTAGCTGTTTCCGGGCACCCAAAGCGCCTGGCACCGAATGATCGCTTGCCGGCATTGCCCGGTCGATCAACTGGCAGCTATTGCGATGACGTCGTTGCGCGAAAGCCGGCAACGATGCGTGCAACATCCTGTGACGGTGGCAGGCCGAAGCTGCGCGCATATTCCCGAGCGAACTGCGTAGTGCTTTCGTAACCCACTTCCATTGCCGCAGTGGTGACGCTGAGGCCTTGCGTGGCCAATAGATGGCGCGCCTGCAGCAAACGCAGCTGTTTCTGGAACTGAAGCGGGCTGAGTGCGGTAACCGCCTTGAAGTGGCGATGAAATGCGGACTCGCTCATCGCCGCGCGCTCGGCCAGCATCCCTATGCGCAAGGGCATGGCGTAATGAGCGCGCATCCACTGGATCGCCAGCCGGATCCGGCCCAGCAGGGATTCCGGGGTGGCGATATCGCGCAGCATGTGCCCATGCGGGCCCTGCAGCACGCGATACAGGATTTCGCGCTCATAGACCGGCGCCAGCGCCGGGATCTCCAATGGCCGCTCCATCAAGCCCAGCAGTCGCACCCAGGCATCCATCAATTCTGACGTCACCGTTGCGACCGAGAAGGACTGACCGGAGGTGGCAGTGCTCCTGTGGGCATGTAGCTCGGCCGGCACGTCTTCCAGCAGGCGGCCGATCACCTGTGCGGACAGGGTCAGCGAAACGGCCAGATAGGGACGTCCTTCTGCATCGGCGTGGACCACGCCGACCGCAGGCAGGTCGACGCTCATCACGAAATAGGTCGCAGGGTCGTAGTGCAGCGTCTGGCTGCCGACCGTCATCGATTTCCCGCCGCGCAGGATCAGGTTGATCATCGGCTCGTAGACCATCGACAGCGAATGCTCCGCGATCTTGCCCTGGACCATCGCCACACGCGGAATACCGGTGTCGGTACGCCTGTTCTCGGCATGTGCGGTCAGTCGGCGGAGGGTGGCGAGCGCGGACATCATGGGTAATTCGATCCGAAGGGGGGGGTAGGGAAGTCAGGAGCAGGAATAGGCAGGTCTACGCGATGATCGGGCAGGCTGGGTCGCGCCCTGCATCTTAAGGTGATGCTCCTCAACAACAACGGAGCAAGTCAATGGGCGTGATCGTTATCACTGGCGGAAGTCGCGGTATCGGCGCAAGCACTGCGCGGGAATGTGCACGGCGCGGAATGGGCGTCATCCTGACCTACAACAGCCAGGCCGATGCGGCCGCAGAGGTGGTGCATGACATCGAAGGCATGGGCGCGCGCGCGGTGGCGTTACGCCTGGATGTCGGCCAGCTCTCAGGCTTTGGTGCATTCCACCAGGCGGTGGTCCAGCAGCTGAAAGAACATTGGCAGTGCGAGACCTTGTCCGGGCTGGTCAACAATGCCGGGCACGGCCTCTTCAACCCGATCGAGACGGCGACCGAGCAGCAGTTCGATGCACTATGCAATGTGCATCTCAAGGGCCCTTTTTTCCTGACCCAGCAGCTGCTGCCGTTACTGGAGCAGGGAGCATCGATCGTCAACCTGACCAGTGCCACGACGCGCGTGGCCACTGCGGGTGTCGCGCCGTATGCCGCGTGCAAGGGTGGATTGGAGGTTCTGACGCGCTACATGGCGCAGGAGTTCGGCGGGCGAGGAATCCGCGTCAACGCTGTGTCGCCTGGTGCCATCCGGACCGAGCTGGGCGGCGGCGTGGACGCCGCGTTCGAGTCCTTGCTTGCATCCAGGACCGCGCTCGATCGCATCGGAGAGCCCGACGATGTCGCGCGCGTGATCGCAATGCTGCTGTCCACCGATGGGCAATGGATCAACGGGCAATCGATCGACGTTTCCGGCGGTTACATCCTCTAGCATTCACAGGCCGGCCAGCCAGCCAAAAGATCGCCTCGCTGCGCAACGGAGTCTCATGACCAGTACAATGAAGAAGCACTCGATAAAAAGATCAATGTCTTTCACCAGGTCTAGCGCGCAGAAGGACGCACGCCAATCGGTGGCCATAGCGCTTGTTGCCGCAACCAATGCTTTTGACACAGACGCCGCAGTTGCTCTTTTTGCGCCTGCCGCTCTGATCGACGACCCATCGACAGAACAGGTATTCCATGGCCGTCGCGGCATTCGTAAGTACATCGAAAGCTATTTCGTCGGCTACGACACGGTCGCCCGGATACTCGCATTGAACCACGCAGATGAGCTGTGTAGCCGCCTTCGACTCGATTTCACTGGCGACTTCGGACATGAGATTGGCCAAATGGTGTTGAGATTCGATGCGGGCGGATTGATCGTGCATCTCCATGCGGAGCTTGAGTAGCAAATACACGCAGGCGAACGCGAGGGACAAAGTCCGCTCTTTTTCCTGCCAGGGTGACAATGCGGCAGGCAGCTTCGATGGCTGGGAGGCATTCCAGGTATGGCGTGGTCGATGGGAACGTGTGGCTGTGAAGCCTGCCTAGGTCGCGTCATCGCTTGCCTGCGCGAGAACGACGACCTTGAGCAGCGTCAAACAGGTGTGTTTAATCTTGCAAGCTGTGCATTAACGTCGATGGTCTGGTTCGGTTGCAGGGTGCCGAAGTTCAGTGCCACGCTTTTCTCGAACACCAGGCAAAGCGTTGAGCCGCCGTAGTTGAAGTAGCCCAGCTCATCGCCTTTGCTGACGTGCTGGCCATTGGCAGCAGTCTGCGTCAGTGAGGAGATTTCCGTGATGCCGATCGGCATCACGAAGACGGTGCCCAGGCGCGCGTCGTCGGCAGCAATGGAGACAATGCCTCGATTATTGACTGCCGATCCATAGACCTGCGATGTCACACCTGCGTCCGGATCGAAGCTGCTGTCTTCGTTTTCGCTGAAAAGTAGTCCGTTGACATTCTCGTAAGTGACCACGCCATCGACCGGCGCATGCCAGCGGTGATAGTCCGCTCCACTCAAGAAGATCTGCACCACCGTGCCTCCCACAAAGCGCTGCAGCAGAGCTGCATCCGGGTTGGCGAGCATGTCCTGCAAGGAGTAGCTCTGCTCCTTGATCCAGAACACGGCGCTCTGTTGCACGTCGGTTGCGATGCGATACACCGTGCCGTCGTTGGGCGAGGTGATGATGCTGGCGTCGCCTTCCCCAGCTAGCGGGCGACAACTGGCCTGAATTTCGCGATGAAAAAAGTCATTGTAGGATTGAAAGCCGCCGTGCTCGGCGTCCCAGTCGATGACAAAATCGGCAAGCTTGAATTCGGCGATGGCGGCTGTGCCTAGCCAGCCGACATTGGGATCTCGGTTGAGCACCCAGCAGCTGGCCTGGCTGTCGAGATACGCCGCCCAAGTCTTCAGAATCGCCCTCAGTGCTTCATTGAACGATGCGAGTCGGAAGAGGGCTTTGCCTGCGGGCGTTGCCATCATGTCGACAAACAGCGCCGACATCGGGAACAGAACCCGTGCGTTCTTGTCGACGTTGTATTCGGGCGCCGTGGTGCAGATGACATCGAGCTGGGCCAACATGTCCTGGATGGAGGAAATGTTCTTCGTAAAAGCACCGGTCTGGTCGATAGCCTCGGTGACATACATGCGCACGATGCCGTTGGCGTCAATCAGGTCGGCCATGTCCTGCACTGCCTTATTGACGTAGCCAGGTCCTTGAGCGCTGCGTAGCCGGTCAGCTTTTTCGCGAATGAGCGCGTGCCACGCGGTCAATCCGCTGCGGTCTTCCGGAAGATATCCGGCCAGCGCGCCGAAGCTGCATTGATAGTGCACGTCCAACAACGGTGCGGTAACGCCAGGCATGCGAATGTCCTCGGTCGGAGTGTTGAGCAAATCTATAGGTCGGTGGGTTCAGTGGTTGCTGATGGGGACGTCAGCTCCACCAGGCTCGATGCCTGAGCAGTGGGCAGCCATAGCGCAAGCAGGGCGTGCAGTTCGCCTGCCGTTCGTCCAGTGCGGCGTGCCGCCGCCTGTGCGCATTCGATGAGCGTGCGCGGACGGCGCGCCGCGTGGCGCAAGGCGAAGAATTGCCAGTCGGTGAGCGGTTCAATCCCGACGCGGTAGCGGTGACGGTGCACGGTAAGGAAGGTGTGGCCAGCGATGGGGAATTCATTCGGGCGTTCGCCCGACAGCCACCTCCGAAAGCTCTCCGGTGTGTGAGACACGACGGTCAGCCTGGTGGTCGCAGGCAGGCGCACAACGCAGGGCACTCCCATTGCGAGCACCGCTGCATTCATCCGTGTATCGACGTCTGCGTCTTCCAGTCCCCGCGCGCGGCTGGCCTCGGAGAGTGCCCGCTCGATCCAAGCCAGCTCGAGCGGAAAGCGTTGGCGTTGCTGCCCGGGGCGAGACCGTTGCGAGGCACGAAGAAAGTGGGGGAGACCTGCACCCAGCGCATGCAAAGTGGGAGAGCGTGAGGGATGTTCCCTCAGGTACGCGCGTGCGAAGAACGCGAACAGTTCCTGGCCAAGCAGGCGCGATAGCGCTGGATAGTCGCATTGCAGGCATTCGATCAGCCTGAGCCAATAGCCATTGGCGTAGATAGCCAGCCGTGCATGCGGATCGACACCAGCAGGCGTAGCAACGAGTGTGTGGAGATCCAGGCCCTGTCCGGCAAGCGCGGATCTAAGACCTTCTTTCAGCCCAGCCGCATGTGTGGTTGCCGTCAGCATCCAGCGTTGCACCTCGCCAAGCGGCGTGGCGCTCTGGCGGCCCGTTGGAGAACTAAGCATCCAGACGCTCCACCTGGGGATGGTGGAGGGGCGTGGAAACTGCTTGCTCGGCTGCCACCGGAGTTGCCGTTGCCGGCATGCTGCCTTCCATGACCTGGCGCGCCTTGTCCAGCTCGCGCAGGAGCCCGTCGTAGTCAGGCAAGTTGGCGTCCCATTCCAGCAGTGTCGAGACGCCGCCGGTCAGTTGCTGCGCAAGTGCATATAGCTCCCACACGCGGGCGGGCACGGGTTGGTCGTGCGTGTCGACCAGGCAGTCGCCGTATTGCGTCGGTCCTGCCAGGTGGATCTGCACCACCTGTTGATGCGGCAGCGAGCGAAGATACACCTCTGGGTCGAAGCGATGGTTGTGAGCACTCACATAGACATTGTTGACGTCCAGCAGGATGCCGCAACCGGTGCTCTCGGCCAGGCGTGACAGAAACTCCCACTCCGGCATGGTCGACGTCTGGAACTGCACATAGCTGGATGGGTTTTCCAGCACCAGCGCTCTGCCGAGCACGTCCTGCACCTGCAAAACCCGATCGCGCACATGAACGAGCGACTCTGCATTGAAGGGCAGGGGGAGCAGGTCATGCGAGTTGTGCGAACCGAGTCCGGTCCAGCACAGATGATCGGACACCCAGACGGCGTTGATGTCTTCCGCAAGCTGTTTGAGCTTGTGCAGGTAAGCGGTGTCGAGCGGGGTGTTCGAACCGATCGACAAGCTGACGCCATGCATCACGATGGGGACCTCGACCGCCAGCTTGCTCAACATGGCTCGCTGGTAGCCGGCGTCGTCGAGATAGTTCTCGGAAATGATTTCGAACCACTCCACCCGCGCTCCCCCGGCCAGGATGGCCGGGAGATGCTGCGGCCGAAGTCCCACACCGAATCCGAGATTGGGTAAGCCCAGTCGGGGTAGGGCATGCGTTCTTCCATGCCCTGGACATGGTGCGGCTGCGTTGGACATGCGTGCATCACCATGTCGGCCGTCAGGTGGAAGGCGGTAGGGCAATGCGCAGGTCCGTCGGATTGGGCTTGGTGCCAGGCGGCAGTTGGCGGTTGGCCATGACCTTCTCGAACGCCTGCCATGCGATATCGTAGACCGAATCGCCCACAGCGAAGGGCAGTTCCGCTATTGGCGTGGGAGTATTATCCGAACCAGTGAAATCGAACAGTTCCATCGTGCCGGCGGTGGGATACAGCTGCGAGGCGGAAATGGGCACGGCGCATCCACCCAACCCTGCGCATTTGTTGTCTGCGGGCGCGCTGAAGAAGTCCGGCAGACCGCAGCTGCCACCTACCGCAGCAGCACGTGGCGCAGATTGGCCACAGCCGCCGCGTCCTCCGATCGACTGCGAGCAGTTGCCGCCTCCGCTCACCGAATGAGCAAAACCGCAGCCTCCCTGGGTGGCGCAGGTGTTGGAGCCCTTGCAGCTGTGATAGATGGCCGGCGCCGCACAGTTCCCGCCGGATGCATCCAGTGCCAGGCCCTGGCAGGCATGTTGCAGGGCGCTGATCGGCTGCGCCGCCACTCCTTGCCGCAGGGTTGGCGCGCTGCCATACACGGCCCAATACAACCCCATGCGGTCACCCGAACCGACCATGGAAGGGAACGGGAAGTCGACAGACAGATCGCCCCAGGATTTGGTCAGCACGGTGGTGATGCCGGCAAGCGCGCCCTGTGCGACATTGTCCAACCCGACCGGATCAACCAGCTTCAAGTTGTTGAGCGCAGTCGCCACCTCCGACGGCTTGGGGATGGTGGTCGGTGCGGTGGCGGGGTCGAAGTCGGCACCGGTGAGCAGCGCCTCTGTCCAGACGTTGCCGGACACTGCGTGCCATTCACTCCACGTCTCCACCTGGTCGACCAGATCAAGCAGTTGCTCGAAGCGCTCGTAATGATCCTGCCCGCCATTGCTCGATCGCGCAGCCGCATCTGCCGAGGGGGCGGGCTCACCGCTATCGGTGTAGGACGGATAGTTGTTGGCTAATGCCGCTTCGTCGGGCTGGAACTGCACGATCACGCTGTTGAGGGTCGCAAGCGTGGCGCCCGTCTCCAGTGCGCGCTCGTGGATCATGCCCAGGAACGCGCTGGTGGTTTGCCAGTCGATCCCACCTTCGCCTTGATCGCAGATGGCATACATCATGTAGATGGCCTGCGCTGCGGCGGCCAGGGACTGCGTTTCGGTGATCTGGGTGTTGAGCTGCGGGTATTCTTTTTGGATCTTGCTGGTGACGCCATTGAACAAATCGCGCTGACCTGTGGGGCCTGCAAACACCTTTTCCCACAAGGTCTGGCCGTCTTCGTATTTGAGCGTGATGTATTGGAAGATGCAAAAATACATCCAGCCGATGGTCCCGAATTTCGGCAGGTCCACTTCCGTATTCGTCGCAGTCCAGCCATTGAACGGCACGGTCGGGAAATAGGTTGTTTCAAGCACCGAGGGCTTGATCTTGACGCGTGCAGTATCGTGGTTTTCCTCGATCACCGTAAACAGCGCCACTTGCGCGTCCGTCAATCCTGCAAGGTCGACAGTCAATCCGCTACCCACTGTGCCGTCTTCCAGGTCTTGCAGATCGATGATATGCGGAATGACGGTTTGCGACGGGCCGTAGCAGATCCAGTTGTGGTTGGCGTCCTGGAGCAGCGGGCTGTTGAACGTCGGGGTAACACCGACCGCGCCACACAGATTTGCGGCCATCTGAAGATGCAGCATCTCATCGATAAACACGGAGAACAGCAAGTTATAGGCGCGTTGCGGAGCAGTCGTCTCAGGCGGAGCGCCCACCGGTAGCGTTCCGGTCGCCATGCCCGGCCAGCGGCGGCCTTTGTAATAGGAAATGCCGTTGGCATTGATCGCGTGCGTGCCCTGGATGGATTTCATCGTGCACATATACAGCGGCACGGTGAAGAGCTCTACATTCACCGCAGCCTGGACCAAGGCCTGCAGTGCGGCTTTGTCGGCGTCGAGGTTCGAAAGGGGCTGGTTGACGATCTGGCGGGGAGTGCTGGAAATGACTCCCGATAGGGCATGCGTTTCGGTCGCGCTCATACAAACCTTCTCCATAGTGTCCTAGCATTTGGCTGGGTGGCGAGATTGCATGCATCTGAAGCGCATCCATCCGTCCCAGTGGCGACGAAAACTGCATCCGTTCGCGCAGTCCTTGCGTCTAGGCTCATTGGGAGATCGAGGGCGCTCTTTTGGTTTCTTGAGACCCTCTGGAGATGTCGTAGGTTGCTTCGACGTATATGCCCGGCTCCGGGGCGAGTCAATTGCCCAGTGCGCCTGGAAATGACAATGCGTGATCAAGCCGACCGGGATTCCGTGACCTAGCACATCTGTGGCACCGCCAGGCACATAGGGTGCCGTGCCGGCATCAATTCAGTCGTTGGCCTTGAACGATGAGTCTCGCACTGACTTCGACCTGAGCGCTTGAGCCCGGTTCCAGACCTGCCACATCCGAGTTCATGCCGCACTCCAATACATTTCGCATAATGTATAGAGGGTCGGTTATCACGACCGGCGAGAGGGCCGCCAGCAGCGCCTCATGCGCCCCTGCGTGCATGCCGACTGCCACCAGTGCGAGCGCCCCGATCACCGTAGTGACCGGGGACAGTCTGTCCCACAGCGCACTCCACGCCTTCTTCTCTGCCGGCGATGCTGCCTCTTCCTGGCGCACCTTCACGGCCAACGCCGGATCGGCCTGTGCCAGTTCAATGAGCGCCATTAGGTGTGTGTCTGTGATCTTGCCGCCTTTGCGCCACACCGAAACCGAATTCCGCGACACGCCAAGCGACAGCGCAACACTGTTGTCTGAGTCGCGCGAGCATGCTTTGCGCGCCGTGTCAAGTAATTTATTTATGGTGTCCACGTCATATACCGTTTGACATAAGTGTCCTTTCTCATGTTACATGCACCTCGTGTCCTACGCCGTATGACACCGCGCCCCCGGCTCCCCTCCGGGGTCCGCGTCAAGGGGCAGGGGATAGGGGCTTCATGGACACAAACGCACTTGCACTGATCGGCGCTTCCGCGCTGACCGTGATTGTCGGCCTCGCCCGATTGGTCGCCTGGATTCTTGACCGTCGCGCCGAAGCTGCGCTGCGCGCACACCGCGAACAGGTCTTCATCATCGAAAGCTACGCCGATCTGGTCGCATCGTCTTTGGCGGTGGACTACGTTGATCCCTGTGTAGCTGCTGCTGAGGAACGCGCCGAACTCATGGCGGATGCGACCTCTGGCTATTGGTATGGGCGGTCCGTCGCATGAAGGAGTTCGCAAAGTGCATCGGCTACGTGTGGGCGCTCGCTGCCTTCATCTCCCTTTTCATCATCGGTGCCTACTACCTGCCTGAGCCGTGGACATGGGTCTGTGGCGTGTTCTTGTTCCTGACGCCTGCCGGTCTGATCGCGTATTTCTCCGGTGTCGGCCATGACTGACGCTCCGTCTGTGCAGTGGCTCATCTCCGCTGCTCGTGTGCACGGCGGTCCACGCATTTACGTGTTGACCATCGTCGTCAACGGCAATGCTGTCGAACAGAGTTATTTCGCATCGCGCACCGATGCTGCCGATGCCCGTGATGCTGCCATGGAGTTCTATCGTGGCTGACGGCACGTGCTCTTTCTGCGGCGACACCACTGCCTATTTTTTCCCAGGCCGGTTGTGCCTTGCATGCACCTCGAAAAACGCACGGATTCGAATGCAGGAACAGCCCACGCAATCGCGTGAGTTGTCCGCTTTCGATGCATCTGTTGGCGTCATGCAGGCCGCTACGCGCCGCACTGAAATCGCCGCAGAGAAGATCCAAAAGAACAAGCGTGTGGTCGGCACAAGCGTGCGTGAGTTCGACGCTGCCCATCCGATCGCATTGACCGCTGAGGGCCAGCGCGCAGCGCTGGCCCTTGGGCTTGTCCATTACAAAACAAGTGACACGCGGGCCTCTTCGACCGGCACCGTGACCATCGAAATCGACCCGCTGCAAGCGCGGGCGCAACGGCTGCGAAAGTCCGTGATTACCGGAGCACGTCTGCATGACCAGGAAGCGAAAAAAGGCTCCTTCCGTGGTGCGTGGTATTTCCTCACGCTCACCTACCGTGATGGAAGCGACAGCAGCCCTCGTGACGTTAGCGAACTATTTAAACGCATGCGCGGCCACTTCAATCGCCTTAAATCTGGGCGCGCACGGTGGAACCGTGAAAGCTTTCGTTACGTATGGGTCGGAGAGCTCACCCAGCGATTCCGTCCGCACTACCACGTGATGCTGTGGGTTCCCACTGGCATGTATTTCGGCAAGGTCGATCAACGCGGCTGGTGGCCACATGGCACAACGCAAATTGAGAAAGCCCGCAACTGCGTCGGGTATCTCGCGAAATACGCGAGCAAGTTCACTGCCCTTACAGCTGGAGCTTTTCCCAAAGGCTTCCGCACCCATGGCATTGGTGGACTTGATACCGAATCCAAGCGCGAGTTGCGCTGGTGGAAAGCCCCGAAAGATGCGCGTGAAGCTCTCGGCGGGGAAGCGGATATCCGCAAAGTAAAGGGCGGATGGTTCGACAGGCTTACCGGAGAGTTCTGGCCGTCTCCGTGGAAAGTCACATTCATTTTCGGCCGGACATTCGCCTGGAAGGTAGTCCAACTATGAAAGTCCAAGTCATGAGTTCCGCTGTCGCTGTTCGTTCCTTCCCTGCGCGCGAGGGTAAGCCCGCGACGCATTTCCGTGAGCAGACCGCAGCGGTGTTGCGGGAGGGAGATTTCCCGCTGCCGTTCACCATTGGCCTTGATGAGGATCAACCCCCTTACGGCGAGGGCTTTTACATCATCGATCCCAAGTCGTTGCAGAACAATAAATTCGGCGGTCTCGAGTTTGGCCGTCGCATCCGGCTGGTGCCTGATCTCACTGCAAGGCTGCAACAGCAGCCCGCAAAGGCCGGCTAATCCATGGCGATGTGCGTAGCCCTGC
The window above is part of the Xanthomonas cassavae CFBP 4642 genome. Proteins encoded here:
- a CDS encoding rolling circle replication-associated protein — translated: MQEQPTQSRELSAFDASVGVMQAATRRTEIAAEKIQKNKRVVGTSVREFDAAHPIALTAEGQRAALALGLVHYKTSDTRASSTGTVTIEIDPLQARAQRLRKSVITGARLHDQEAKKGSFRGAWYFLTLTYRDGSDSSPRDVSELFKRMRGHFNRLKSGRARWNRESFRYVWVGELTQRFRPHYHVMLWVPTGMYFGKVDQRGWWPHGTTQIEKARNCVGYLAKYASKFTALTAGAFPKGFRTHGIGGLDTESKRELRWWKAPKDAREALGGEADIRKVKGGWFDRLTGEFWPSPWKVTFIFGRTFAWKVVQL
- a CDS encoding single-stranded DNA-binding protein; its protein translation is MKVQVMSSAVAVRSFPAREGKPATHFREQTAAVLREGDFPLPFTIGLDEDQPPYGEGFYIIDPKSLQNNKFGGLEFGRRIRLVPDLTARLQQQPAKAG